From the Sciurus carolinensis unplaced genomic scaffold, mSciCar1.2, whole genome shotgun sequence genome, one window contains:
- the LOC124975076 gene encoding basic proline-rich protein-like translates to MASEPSTTPGDTGPPQLHPAPSPGDTGSPQVEPAPPPGDTGPPQVEPAPPPGDAAPPDVEPAPPPGDTAPPQVEPSPPTGDTGPPQVDPAPPPGDTGSPKVEPAPPPGDTGPPQAEPAPPPGDTGSPQVDPAPPPGDTGSPQVEPAPPPGDTGPPQVEPSPPPGDTGPPQVEPSPPPGDTGPPQVDPAPPPGDTGSPQVEPSPPPGNTRPPQVEPAPSPGDTGPPQVDPAPPPGDTGSPQVDPAPSPGDTGPPQVDPAPPPGDTGSPQVEPSPPPGDTGPPQVEPSPPPGDTGPPQVEPSPPPGDTGPPQVDPAPPPGDTGSPQVEPAPPPGDTGPPQVDSAPSPGDTGPPQVDPAPPPGDTGPPQVDSAPPPGDTGPPQVDSAPSPGDTGPPQVEPAPPPGDTGPPQVDPAPSPWDTAPPQVEPAPPPGDTGPPQVEPAPPPGDTGPPQVDPAPSPGDTAPPQVEPAPPPGDTGPPQVEPAPPPGDTGPPQVDPAPSPWDTAPPQVERAPPPGDTGPSQGTVGLPKWT, encoded by the coding sequence ATGGCAAGTGAACCCAGCACCACCCCAGGGGACACAGGACCACCTCAGCTGCACCCAGCACCATCCCCAGGGGACACAGGATCACCTCAGGTGGAGCCAGCACCACCACCTGGGGACACAGGACCACCTCAGGTGGAGCCAGCACCACCCCCAGGGGACGCAGCACCACCTGACGTGGAGccagccccacccccaggggACACAGCACCACCTCAGGTGGAGCCATCACCACCCACAGGGGACACAGGACCACCTCAGGTGGACCCAGCACCACCCCCAGGGGACACAGGATCACCTAAGGTGGAGCCAGCACCACCCCCAGGGGACACAGGACCACCTCAGGCGGAGccagccccacccccaggggACACAGGATCACCTCAGGTGGACCCAGCACCACCCCCAGGGGACACAGGATCACCTCAGGTGGAGccagccccacccccaggggACACAGGACCACCTCAGGTGGAGCCATCACCACCCCCAGGGGACACAGGACCACCTCAGGTGGAGCCATCACCACCCCCAGGGGACACAGGACCACCTCAGGTGGACCCAGCACCACCCCCAGGGGACACAGGATCACCTCAGGTGGAGCCATCACCACCCCCAGGGAACACACGACCACCTCAGGTGGAGCCAGCACCATCCCCAGGGGACACAGGACCACCTCAGGTGGACCCAGCACCACCCCCAGGGGACACAGGATCACCTCAGGTGGACCCAGCACCATCCCCAGGGGACACAGGACCACCTCAGGTGGACCCAGCACCACCCCCAGGGGACACAGGATCACCTCAGGTGGAGCCATCACCACCCCCAGGGGACACAGGACCACCTCAGGTGGAGCCATCACCACCCCCAGGGGACACAGGACCACCTCAGGTGGAGCCATCACCACCCCCAGGGGACACAGGACCACCTCAGGTGGACCCAGCACCACCCCCAGGGGACACAGGATCACCTCAGGTGGAGCCAGCACCACCCCCAGGGGACACAGGACCACCTCAGGTAGACTCAGCACCATCCCCAGGGGACACAGGACCACCTCAGGTGGACCCAGCACCACCCCCAGGGGACACAGGACCACCTCAGGTAGACTCAGCACCACCCCCAGGGGACACAGGACCACCTCAGGTAGACTCAGCACCATCCCCAGGGGACACAGGACCACCTCAGGTGGAGCCAGCACCACCCCCAGGGGACACAGGACCACCTCAGGTGGATCCAGCACCATCCCCATGGGATACAGCACCACCTCAGGTGGAGCCAGCACCACCCCCAGGGGACACAGGACCACCTCAGGTGGAGCCAGCACCACCCCCAGGGGACACAGGACCACCTCAGGTGGATCCAGCACCATCCCCAGGGGACACAGCACCACCTCAGGTGGAGCCAGCACCACCCCCAGGGGACACAGGACCACCTCAGGTGGAGCCAGCACCACCCCCAGGGGACACAGGACCACCTCAGGTGGATCCAGCACCATCCCCATGGGATACAGCACCACCTCAGGTGGAGCGAGCACCACCCCCAGGGGACACAGGACCATCACAAGGGACTGTAGGTCTCCCCAAATGGACCTAA